A single region of the Nocardioides aquaticus genome encodes:
- a CDS encoding single-stranded DNA-binding protein, protein MEQDGTELLNEVRLVGRVSAEPERREMPSGDELWTLRVVVPRPEVAGARRQVDALECVAWAARPRRSVGGWHEGDLVEVEGRLRRRFYTAAGARASRVEVEVLRGRVIRRARTGRAPRAVASAGTTSP, encoded by the coding sequence ATGGAGCAGGACGGGACCGAGCTCCTCAACGAGGTACGCCTCGTGGGTCGGGTGTCCGCAGAACCGGAACGTCGCGAGATGCCCAGCGGTGACGAGCTGTGGACGCTGCGGGTCGTCGTACCGCGTCCCGAGGTCGCCGGCGCCCGTCGCCAGGTCGATGCCCTGGAGTGCGTCGCCTGGGCGGCCCGCCCGCGCCGCAGCGTCGGCGGATGGCACGAGGGCGACCTCGTCGAGGTGGAGGGGCGGCTCCGACGCCGCTTCTACACCGCAGCCGGCGCGCGGGCGTCGCGGGTCGAGGTCGAGGTGCTGCGTGGTCGCGTCATCCGTCGCGCCAGGACCGGAAGAGCACCCCGAGCGGTGGCTTCGGCTGGAACGACGTCGCCTTGA